In Rhizobium sp. WSM4643, the following are encoded in one genomic region:
- a CDS encoding LysR family transcriptional regulator, with amino-acid sequence MLPNPTLDQLQVFLTVAETGSFSAASRALNRAQSVVSYTIANLEAQLEVPLFERFGARQPKLTEAGKAMLEDARRILGDLQVMRARVKSLREGLEAEVSVAISVMVPSRALVEVLREFREMFPSVSLSLNVGELGMVMDLVLSGKATVGIGGAVVKQDDSIVTERIGHSFMLPVAARNHPLAGIGRPLTLGDVREEVQLVVTDASGRTKGRDFNVLSYKTWRVSDIATKHQLIKAGLGWGGLPASVIHDDLVSGTLVHLDLDAYEQGEYPIYSVRQLSNPPGPAATWMIDAFRTRLSACPSQADFHARMAELSEPATPLAAE; translated from the coding sequence GCCCAACCCAACTCTGGACCAATTGCAGGTGTTTTTGACCGTTGCCGAGACCGGCAGCTTTTCGGCCGCCTCGCGGGCGCTGAACCGTGCACAGTCAGTCGTGAGCTATACGATCGCCAATCTCGAAGCGCAGCTCGAAGTGCCGCTTTTCGAGCGCTTCGGCGCACGCCAGCCAAAGCTGACGGAGGCGGGCAAGGCGATGCTGGAGGATGCGCGGCGCATTCTCGGCGACCTGCAGGTTATGCGGGCGCGCGTCAAGAGCCTGAGGGAAGGGCTCGAAGCGGAGGTTTCCGTCGCCATCAGCGTCATGGTGCCTTCGCGAGCCCTGGTGGAGGTTCTGCGCGAATTTCGCGAGATGTTTCCATCCGTTTCGTTGAGCCTCAACGTCGGCGAGCTCGGAATGGTCATGGATCTCGTCCTGAGCGGCAAGGCGACCGTCGGAATTGGTGGCGCGGTCGTCAAGCAGGACGATTCGATCGTCACGGAACGGATCGGTCATTCCTTCATGTTGCCCGTTGCCGCGCGCAACCACCCGCTTGCCGGGATCGGTCGGCCGCTGACGCTGGGCGACGTGCGCGAGGAAGTGCAACTCGTCGTCACCGATGCGTCGGGCCGGACGAAGGGGCGCGATTTCAACGTTCTGTCCTACAAGACATGGCGCGTCAGCGATATTGCAACGAAGCACCAGCTCATCAAGGCCGGCCTTGGCTGGGGCGGCCTTCCGGCTTCTGTGATCCATGACGATCTCGTCAGTGGCACGCTCGTCCATCTCGATCTGGATGCCTACGAACAGGGGGAGTATCCGATATATTCTGTGCGCCAACTCTCCAACCCGCCCGGACCAGCCGCCACCTGGATGATCGACGCATTCCGCA